Sequence from the Drosophila subpulchrella strain 33 F10 #4 breed RU33 chromosome 3R, RU_Dsub_v1.1 Primary Assembly, whole genome shotgun sequence genome:
CTGAAGAAACTGCCCGCGGTCCTGGTGGCCCTTATCAATCATCCCAAAGTGCGGTTGCATGGCGTGAACATAAAGAGGTTAGTAATACGATTACAATAAAAAAACCCAACTAACGTTTAATTTCTTTTTAGTGATTTCCGTAAGTTGGCGCGGGACTTTCCCGAGGTTTCCGCTGAACCTCTGATCGAGAAATGCGTGGATCTGGGCGTGTGGTGCAATGAGGTCTGCGAGACCGGCGGTCGGTGGAGCTTGGAGCGTTTGACCAACTTTATAGCCAAGAAAAGCCAGGACAAAAGCAAGAAGGTGCGCATGAGCAAGTGGCATGTCATTCCGCTGGACGAGAATCAACTGATGTACGCTGCCATCGATGTCTTTGTAGGTTGAAAGCAACTAATACTCTAAGCAAAATTTAATGTGATTTGATTACAGATCGGTCAAGTTATATATCGCGAATTGGAGCGCCGCGAGAAGGCCAAGCTCAAAAATGAAGGCGAATTTAAGGAGAAGAATGGGGATGCTGCCTTTAAAGCTGTAAAAGCATTGGGTGAAACATTTCTAACCAAGATCAACGAGGTAACTCTGTGATCTTGTTGACATGTTTTAagaaattgcatttaatattttgcttACTGTTTCAATTATTTCAGTTTTATAGCTGACAAGTCTTTTTGATTATTAGGGTTTTTCCAGtagaattatttatatttgtacaATCTCAACTTCTTCAATCGTATTAGgtattgtttaaaaaaatgtcaactTGATGTTTTGATTCAACTGACAATTAAGAAGTTGTTATATAAgaatcaaaatatttacatttttaaccaaactcattatacattttacaaCTTGTTGGTTAATTTTCTACCTTAGTAATACTTTAGTCCCCCAAAATTAGATAAAGATTATACAGTTTCTTACATTTCTCAACTtgcaataaattttaattttgtaaattcgCATTAAACACTTCTAAACACATAATGAACACAGTTGGAGCTGCCCGTGGAGGGGTCATTTGAATTGCGGGCGCCGGGTGCCGATGGCCTCCAGTTTCCGCTTGAGCAGATCGTTATCCAGATCGATCTGGCGCTGGAACTTCTTCCGGTTGACGGCAGCACTGGAGAGCCGTGGTGCCGGCGGTGGCTGACGCTGCTGAAGGATCAGAATCAGAATTGGACATCATGGGCCATAACATGTACTTACCTTCTCAGGTCCGCCGATTTTAAGACTACTGGTGCTTGCCTTAATCGTGGCCGTGGGCTTCACAGTCATCATCTTTCGGAGGAGGATTTGATTCTGGCGCTCGATCTCACGTACTTGGGGATTCGTAAAACTAAAGCTCTTGCGGCCCAGGTTTTTGTAGCTAAGCGGATGGATATTTATATGGTTGCTTTTATATTTTGAGAGAACTACTCACTTGACCTTGTCGGTGGAGCATCGTGAACGGGACACATTGATTGGGTACTCGCATCCATCGCTGTTGAAGCTGCTGGGAGTTCCGCTGGCCGCTCGTCTTTTGAATTCCGTAGGTCTGCGCTGTTGTGGATGCCTCATGAGTCCATCTCCCTGGCCGCATTCGTCTACGAGGTAGTCCTCGTCGATGCCCATGCCCAGACCCATGTCCGGTTCCATACCCTGGCCCAGCTTCTGACCCAACTGCTGACTCATCTGCAGTTCCTGCTCCTGCTCAATCAGTTCCGATTCCAAAGGACACCGGCACTTGGGGCGGATCAACTTGGAAGGTCGCGTCGTGATTAAAGCCTCTTGGGAGCGTTGCATGCGCATCCGAATCGGTGGTCTTCCTCCACCCAAGCTGCGGGCACTGGTCATCGCCGATTCCGTCATCGATGCCATCTCGGACTCGGTTTCCTCTAGCCTGAGACTGCGCTGTTGCATCAAATCCCTGGCCATGGCCAGCTGCTCGAAAGCTTGGCTGTTAGGTGTTCCTCCATTTATTTGAAAGGACTTCATAATGATCTCCGACATCTGGGTCATCTGTTGCTCCAGGTACCGGACTCTCGCCAGATCTGGTTGCTGAGTTGGCGAGGGACTCTCATTATTTAGAAGTTCACTGAGATTTTTTAAATGGTCCTCCAGCACATCCTCCTCAGGTTCCTCCTCTTCTATCACTGTTTCTGTTCCAGGTCGCTGCATAGTcaatgaatattttattaaaccttatctaatattatatatttcaaaCAGTTTACCTGGTTTTGGAATCGAGGAGATTCCTCCAAGGTGACGTCTGTTTCGTCTCCAGCCATGCACATGGTGGCCACACTGTGCTCGCTGCTGTTGTCACTGGCATCCACCAGGGAGACAAGGTCCTCCTGCAGCGGCAGCGGGATCTTCTCCTGGACCTTCTGTCTGCACACAGCCGTGACTATGGGCTCATCCTCCTCCAGTTGCTCCACTTCCACATCCGTGCCCTCATCCTCATCTGTTTCTTCGCCGGATTGGCGACCATCGTTAGACTCCATGGTTCCATCACTTTGAGCATCGTCATCGCCGCTTTGGATTTCCTCCTCCTCTTCGACTTCCTCGACTTCTTCGACTTCAGCATCCTCGTCATCTTCAACGACCTCATCCTTTGTCCGGGAATGGGCACTGCCTGGCATCAGAGTGCGCACCGAAGGCGCATCATCCTCCAGAGGCGTGTCCAGTCGCAGACTGAGTTGATTAACCTCGGCCACCGTCTTGGTAATGACCACTTGGCTCTCGTCCTCGGAGGAGGAGCTCGGGTAGGAGACCATTCGATCGCGATTGAAACCGCCGGAGGAACGGCCGGCCATTTGGCGGCGGGCGTGTGGCTGTGGGCGTGGTGCAAGCTGGGGATTAAGGCTGAACTGGGAGATGGTCAGCTCCTGGATCGGAGCTGGAGGACTTACGTTTCCGCGAATGAACTCGGCCTCGGCATCGCTTTCGCTCTGCGTGTCGCTTTCCTCCAAGTGAAGAGCTCCATTTTGATTGGGCTTCTCCAGTTCAACGTTCTCATCTTCCTCGTCCTCCACCTcttccacctcctcctcctcctgctcctccacctCCGATTGCGAGTCCTCCTCGAATGACTCCTCTGCATAGTACTCCTCATCAGAGTTTTCTCCAGCTTCCGACATCCTGTAATCGTATACTTTTTTGGCTCTTAAAGTTCCCTTCGCTTTTCGGggtgtattttgttttttggggGGAAAAAAGCGTTGTCAAACGTTCTAGGTAATACGTGTGTCTTTCTGTAGTTTGTATCGAGTACTGGCGAAACTGTGAAAAGGCTCAAACATTGAATTTTGATGCCAGCCTGAGTTGTGGCTAATGGTTTACTGAGTTCGATTTCCAGCGATTTTGATGCGTTCTTTGTGATTGACACCTGGCCCCCCCGGTTGGGGCAGGTGCTCCTCCTGCTCCACTCCACTTCCCCCGCTTGGGAAAACTCGGCACGCTCCACGCTGCTCGCAACTTTGATTCCTTGGCTGCCTTGCGGTGGCGCTGCCAACCGTCGACTGGAGCTCATTTGGCCAGGTGAGGGGGAGCCACCACTTGACACCTGGGAACTTATTTATTCTGGCCAGCGGTTGTCCTGGACGACGGAGCAGGCGCAGGCGGTTTGTTGTTGGTTGCCTCAGCAGCAATTGCCGGCTTTTGTTGACGTCCATTATTGAAAACACTACATAAATTAACTTAAGGGTGACACCGCTATAAAAGCAAGAAAGAagaaacaattaaaaatgaataaattaaaaatgttggtgtgctttttaaaatgaattaaaatgttcACTTAAAGctttaacaataaaaacatgcAAAACCATTTTATTTATGACCTATAATATTAGTTCAATTGAAAGTTGACCAAAAATTGGTGTTTAttagcagagttactttaactGCTTTAAGTTATAGTAACTTGTTATAATTAGAATTCAATACTTTTTCGGACCAaattcaaacaaataaaatatgttgatactcatataaataataaaaaattaaaaattgtattaaaaaggTCATAAATTCTTAAagtgtattaattttaaaaaaatcttgaaattctatattaaatatttatatatttatctttttaATATAGTCCCAATTAAATATCGTaatactttttaataattatttgatttaaattatacatatGAATATGGTCGTTTTATTTAAGGTATCTATATTTTGGTATAAAACAATACCATACATTTAAgaaataatagttttatttgcTTGTATAGGACATTTTGTGTTTTATTAGCCCTATACCATTTGTCTAAAATGTGAAAAGTTGTAAATAATCTTGAATTCAAATATCCCCTCAAAGCTCTTGTGCCGACGCCCCTGTGCAAAGGAGCTTGCGCTCCAGCACTTTCTCGCTCAACCACTCTCTTTTCGGGACATTTCTCTCAGTGTCTCTCCCGAAATCTGACAGTTGAATGAAAGGCGAAGCGGCGTCGACATCCGCCGCCTGGCAGCTTCAAATTGTAAATATTGCGAGCGGGGTTCTCGGAGCACGGATCACCCAGCCCAATGAGGCCCCCCTTCAAAAATCCTCTTCAGAGTCATATGCCCATGCAGTGCGCATGGGCGTAGAGAGCCGGACCCCCGTTTCGGGTTAACTCACTTTGAGCGAAGCGGCTGCTGTTGGCCAGCGGGCAATTCATTTGGCCAAGAAGCTTCGTGGCGTGCGGGCGTGTTGCTGACCTGGAAAATGCGCGCGTAAAACGGTGATAGATGTGTGAGAAAATTGTGGCCCGCAAAGGGGAAAATTGGCAGAGCAAACAAGCGAGTGTGTAGCGTGCCATGTGCCTGTGATTGTGAATGTGAATGAAGTGCCACGGAATCGTTGCGGAAATCGTTTGCTGGCCCATCGACTGGCCAGCCAGTGCGGGTAATTACCCTGGCTAAAACACCATCTTGGCCAGCTGAATGACCGGTGGCAGAGTGGCTTAATAAAACCCCGAACAAAAAATCCTAGAGTGAAATAGGCGGCGTGAAAAGCGTGCTTGGCTCCCACGGCGTATACGCAATCTTGCCCAGCTTAAATAACCGAAACAGGCGGCATAAACAGATTCCCTTTGGTTGTTTCCCTTATGGTTGTTAAATCAATAGCAAATAGTTCCGGGTAACTTTTGCTTTTTGGCCGACGCTCTTCCTTTGTCCTTTGCATGCGTTAATGTCCTTTTGCAACAGTCGCCTAAGTAATTGCAAATTGCGTGCCGCAAGTTTACAAGTTATTTCCTTTCCCTCGCTCTCACCCGCTCACTTTCTCCTGCTAATTCCTTTCTCCCCCCTTTTTTGGCTGCAGCAATTTGGCTAAGAGCTTGCGACGGTTGGGGGAGTTGAGGGGGCGGTTAGGTGGGTCAAAAGGCGCAGCCACACGACACCAGCAAACAGCCGCAGCCAGAGCCACAGCCACCAAGCCCAAAACCCAAACCCTACAACCAGAAACCTTCAACTACAGCCTCGAACCAACAACCCAACCAACCAGCAGCCGCAGTCAATGCGGCTAGACCAAGAGCTCCAGCGGCATCAAAATGTCTTGGCTTGGCCTGGCAGTGGGCTTAAAGGACACACATCCGTTAAGACGACAAATACCCTGGAAGGACTTCCTAAAAACCTCCTTAGCAGTCCAATAACAATGCATTTATTACAAAATCCTTGACAATGTGACTCAAAACTGCAATTTGActgcaatttataaaaacacaAGAATCCCTAAACCTCCTTATTATAAATAGAGCAGATTCAGAAAACAATCAAAGAGTAGGTAGGCTTTAATAAAATGTTCCC
This genomic interval carries:
- the LOC119563387 gene encoding protein hemingway isoform X2, producing the protein MSEAGENSDEEYYAEESFEEDSQSEVEEQEEEEVEEVEDEEDENVELEKPNQNGALHLEESDTQSESDAEAEFIRGNPHARRQMAGRSSGGFNRDRMVSYPSSSSEDESQVVITKTVAEVNQLSLRLDTPLEDDAPSVRTLMPGSAHSRTKDEVVEDDEDAEVEEVEEVEEEEEIQSGDDDAQSDGTMESNDGRQSGEETDEDEGTDVEVEQLEEDEPIVTAVCRQKVQEKIPLPLQEDLVSLVDASDNSSEHSVATMCMAGDETDVTLEESPRFQNQRPGTETVIEEEEPEEDVLEDHLKNLSELLNNESPSPTQQPDLARVRYLEQQMTQMSEIIMKSFQINGGTPNSQAFEQLAMARDLMQQRSLRLEETESEMASMTESAMTSARSLGGGRPPIRMRMQRSQEALITTRPSKLIRPKCRCPLESELIEQEQELQMSQQLGQKLGQGMEPDMGLGMGIDEDYLVDECGQGDGLMRHPQQRRPTEFKRRAASGTPSSFNSDGCEYPINVSRSRCSTDKVNYKNLGRKSFSFTNPQVREIERQNQILLRKMMTVKPTATIKASTSSLKIGGPEKRQPPPAPRLSSAAVNRKKFQRQIDLDNDLLKRKLEAIGTRRPQFK
- the LOC119563387 gene encoding protein hemingway isoform X1 → MSEAGENSDEEYYAEESFEEDSQSEVEEQEEEEVEEVEDEEDENVELEKPNQNGALHLEESDTQSESDAEAEFIRGNPHARRQMAGRSSGGFNRDRMVSYPSSSSEDESQVVITKTVAEVNQLSLRLDTPLEDDAPSVRTLMPGSAHSRTKDEVVEDDEDAEVEEVEEVEEEEEIQSGDDDAQSDGTMESNDGRQSGEETDEDEGTDVEVEQLEEDEPIVTAVCRQKVQEKIPLPLQEDLVSLVDASDNSSEHSVATMCMAGDETDVTLEESPRFQNQRPGTETVIEEEEPEEDVLEDHLKNLSELLNNESPSPTQQPDLARVRYLEQQMTQMSEIIMKSFQINGGTPNSQAFEQLAMARDLMQQRSLRLEETESEMASMTESAMTSARSLGGGRPPIRMRMQRSQEALITTRPSKLIRPKCRCPLESELIEQEQELQMSQQLGQKLGQGMEPDMGLGMGIDEDYLVDECGQGDGLMRHPQQRRPTEFKRRAASGTPSSFNSDGCEYPINVSRSRCSTDKVNYKNLGRKSFSFTNPQVREIERQNQILLRKMMTVKPTATIKASTSSLKIGGPEKQRQPPPAPRLSSAAVNRKKFQRQIDLDNDLLKRKLEAIGTRRPQFK